From a region of the Odoribacter splanchnicus DSM 20712 genome:
- the tsaE gene encoding tRNA (adenosine(37)-N6)-threonylcarbamoyltransferase complex ATPase subunit type 1 TsaE, protein MKWTINHLEDLNKVAAEFLDYVGDKTIFALYGPMGVGKTTFVKAVAACLGVTDDVSSPTFALVNEYQTKNGKSLYHFDFYRVNHIAEALDFGYEEYFFSGDRCFIEWPEKIDELLPEGIVDCYFTENPDGSRELKVEI, encoded by the coding sequence ATGAAATGGACAATCAATCATCTCGAAGATCTGAATAAAGTGGCGGCAGAATTTTTGGATTATGTCGGAGACAAAACTATTTTTGCTTTGTACGGACCGATGGGAGTAGGGAAGACTACTTTTGTAAAGGCCGTCGCAGCCTGTCTGGGGGTAACCGACGATGTGAGTTCCCCGACTTTTGCCCTGGTCAACGAGTATCAGACAAAAAATGGGAAATCCCTATATCATTTTGATTTTTATCGCGTAAACCATATAGCTGAAGCGCTTGATTTCGGTTATGAAGAGTATTTTTTCAGTGGAGACCGTTGTTTTATCGAATGGCCTGAAAAAATAGACGAGCTGCTTCCAGAAGGTATCGTCGATTGTTATTTTACTGAAAATCCGGATGGAAGTCGTGAATTGAAGGTGGAAATTTAA
- a CDS encoding phosphoribosylanthranilate isomerase: MLIKICGMKEPGNVTEVAALHPDMLGFIFYKSSPRYAGDLSPRALERLPAAIGKVGVFVNAETGFIENIVRRYKMDTIQLHGDEPPEMGHYFVRKGYRVIKAFGIEEAGDFQRTLPYESACQLFLFDTRSRQFGGTGKSFDWNLLNRYEGSVPFFLSGGIAWENREEIGKIKHPKLAGLDLNSRFETAPGMKNIHLLSRFLAELP; the protein is encoded by the coding sequence ATGCTGATTAAAATTTGTGGCATGAAGGAACCCGGGAATGTGACGGAAGTCGCTGCTTTACATCCCGATATGTTGGGTTTTATTTTTTATAAATCCTCACCGCGTTATGCCGGTGATTTGTCTCCCCGGGCTTTGGAACGTTTACCTGCAGCTATCGGGAAAGTAGGAGTTTTTGTGAATGCAGAAACCGGGTTTATCGAAAATATAGTACGAAGGTATAAGATGGATACGATTCAACTGCATGGGGATGAACCCCCTGAAATGGGTCACTATTTTGTACGGAAAGGCTACCGGGTAATAAAAGCTTTCGGTATAGAAGAGGCCGGTGATTTTCAACGGACTTTGCCTTATGAATCGGCTTGTCAGTTGTTTTTGTTCGATACCCGGAGCAGACAGTTTGGAGGGACCGGGAAATCGTTCGACTGGAATTTATTGAACCGGTACGAGGGGAGTGTACCTTTTTTCTTAAGTGGAGGAATTGCCTGGGAAAATAGAGAAGAGATCGGAAAAATCAAACATCCGAAGCTTGCCGGACTCGATTTGAACAGTCGGTTCGAAACGGCTCCCGGAATGAAAAATATCCATTTATTGTCTCGTTTTTTAGCTGAACTACCTTAA
- the porW gene encoding type IX secretion system periplasmic lipoprotein PorW/SprE, translating into MKYSSYILTGMMVVLCGCSVKRNNFFSRNYHQLTTRYNVYFNGDQALKSGIKHMENRHKEDYTHLLPVFVSNDEQTRSICSSDMDYVIEKAAKAIDKHSITAKPRRRKNKDSKNYQTFRKKKEFNNQLDKCYLLLGKAYFYKKKYTMANNTFRFIQRQYAEDEALMTEVSIWLFRSLTEMGRYEEAARIMDRLDGSTLKRKQREMVAAARTDFYVRQGMYEQAIPEAERLVRTCKSIKRKPRYNFLLSQLYVKENQDGAAKLALKKATRFNFNYEMVFNARIGMASAYQEGDAAVEKKLKKMLRDSRNEEFQDRIYYALANIENKRGNEEGAAGLYWKSVHASVDNDNQQALSFVKLGDYYFKNKAYVQAQSCYDSCLLVMDSRYEDYEKLKSLLTDLTELVTNLRIIQTQDSLQRIAVLPEEERNRLIDDKITAIKEQENTRKEQERREQAERNFYRRNDMLSRGDAFSQGNRGGDWYFYNPVTIALGKNDFKRKWGRRKLEDNWRRRNKASIGLADETGEELAEMTGGEREVKDVKSREYYLQDLPLTPEMLQASEKQIEEAYYKAGEIYLYRLNDPEKALECFDAYIQRFKNTANLPMVYYLASTTALKAGKAAEAERYKTELTALFPESDFARGLQDPNYFRQVEDVLKVVEKKYQEAYRYYQKVYYHEAAQICDRILKAYPDNKLKANVLFLKAMCVVNTGSPQEAKNALEEVIAARPGKEILQVTSDILASLAVGEKPVRYSEAEMAQVRSLQANRNWQFDEEVLAGRSRKEETTYKIEKEKEQWVVLFLPQEFTTVQETRFKARLKFIHAAEMAEGKSYEMKKEELGYKKEVLVVRRFGQYSEASEYLYKIATDKFLLKILGNESYRMFAISPDNFSILKRLNNIDQYVDFFTENYFEDRYQGEKIVGKWGTAAHVFNNEEQENHHFVLAVPFREVNTKRIVEALQEVDPAFTFEKGDYNRDLELIVVKHIGNKKQALDYMSAVLKNKKLFDLLAGVDYEVFLITPHNLKAMQENEYLEEYLKFFDDHYLKSAGAIGVEDGDYIYNKSVAHKFVLFYPNTIDPYRLKTIFEEFNFAGLTLNNLKFDEEHDCMVVSGFNNKEEAMRYFTTVIGNRKLFKSLRNVDYTNFIITEVNLQTLTGKKNIEVYLEFFKKYYLN; encoded by the coding sequence ATGAAATATTCTTCTTATATATTAACGGGGATGATGGTGGTGCTGTGCGGTTGTTCGGTGAAGAGAAACAATTTCTTTTCACGTAACTATCACCAGTTGACTACCCGTTATAACGTATATTTTAACGGTGACCAGGCTTTGAAGTCCGGGATAAAGCATATGGAAAACAGGCATAAGGAGGATTATACCCACCTTTTGCCTGTTTTCGTATCTAATGACGAACAGACGCGTAGTATTTGCAGCTCCGATATGGACTACGTGATCGAAAAGGCGGCTAAAGCGATCGATAAACATTCGATCACGGCTAAACCCAGGCGGAGAAAGAATAAAGATTCCAAAAATTATCAGACCTTCCGAAAGAAAAAAGAATTTAATAACCAGTTGGATAAATGCTATCTGTTATTGGGGAAAGCTTATTTCTATAAGAAGAAATACACGATGGCCAATAACACTTTTCGTTTTATACAAAGGCAATATGCCGAAGACGAGGCCTTGATGACCGAGGTGTCGATCTGGTTATTCCGGAGCCTGACGGAAATGGGACGCTACGAAGAGGCTGCCCGGATCATGGACCGGCTCGACGGGAGCACATTAAAGCGGAAACAACGGGAGATGGTTGCTGCGGCGAGAACCGATTTCTATGTGCGTCAAGGTATGTACGAACAAGCGATTCCTGAGGCAGAAAGATTGGTCAGGACTTGTAAAAGCATAAAACGTAAACCGCGCTACAATTTTTTGTTGTCTCAATTATATGTAAAAGAAAATCAGGATGGGGCTGCTAAACTGGCATTGAAAAAAGCTACCCGGTTCAATTTCAATTATGAAATGGTCTTCAATGCCCGGATCGGTATGGCTTCAGCCTATCAGGAAGGAGATGCGGCCGTAGAAAAGAAATTGAAGAAAATGTTGCGGGATTCCCGGAACGAGGAATTTCAGGATCGGATTTATTATGCTTTGGCCAATATCGAAAATAAACGTGGAAATGAGGAAGGAGCGGCCGGTTTGTATTGGAAATCCGTGCATGCCTCTGTAGATAACGATAATCAGCAGGCTTTGTCTTTTGTAAAATTAGGGGATTATTATTTCAAAAACAAGGCCTATGTGCAGGCACAGAGTTGTTACGATTCTTGTTTGCTTGTCATGGATTCGCGTTATGAAGATTATGAAAAACTAAAATCTTTACTGACCGATCTGACCGAATTGGTTACGAATCTGAGAATTATACAAACGCAGGATAGTTTGCAGCGGATAGCGGTGTTACCGGAAGAAGAGAGAAACCGCTTGATCGACGATAAAATCACTGCGATTAAAGAGCAGGAAAATACTCGCAAAGAACAGGAACGAAGGGAGCAGGCCGAGCGTAATTTTTATCGCCGTAACGATATGCTTAGCCGGGGAGATGCTTTTTCACAGGGTAACCGCGGAGGGGATTGGTATTTTTATAATCCCGTGACGATTGCTCTGGGGAAAAATGATTTTAAGCGGAAATGGGGACGGCGTAAGCTGGAAGACAATTGGCGCAGACGAAACAAAGCAAGTATCGGTTTGGCAGACGAAACCGGCGAAGAATTAGCAGAGATGACGGGAGGGGAAAGGGAAGTGAAAGATGTAAAGAGCAGGGAGTATTATTTGCAGGATCTCCCCCTGACACCGGAAATGCTGCAGGCATCTGAAAAACAGATCGAAGAAGCTTATTATAAAGCCGGCGAAATTTATTTGTACCGTTTGAATGATCCGGAAAAGGCTTTAGAGTGTTTCGATGCTTATATTCAGCGTTTTAAAAATACCGCTAATCTGCCGATGGTCTATTATCTGGCTTCCACGACCGCTCTCAAGGCAGGTAAGGCGGCAGAGGCTGAAAGATATAAAACAGAGCTGACCGCTCTTTTCCCTGAAAGTGATTTCGCCCGGGGACTACAAGACCCGAACTATTTCCGTCAGGTCGAAGATGTGCTGAAAGTGGTAGAGAAAAAGTATCAGGAAGCTTACCGATATTACCAAAAAGTTTATTACCACGAAGCAGCACAAATTTGTGACAGAATCCTGAAAGCGTACCCGGATAATAAATTGAAAGCAAATGTGCTGTTTCTGAAAGCGATGTGTGTTGTAAATACCGGTTCTCCCCAGGAGGCGAAGAACGCTTTGGAAGAGGTAATCGCAGCCCGTCCCGGAAAAGAGATCCTGCAGGTGACTAGCGACATTCTGGCTTCTTTAGCGGTAGGAGAAAAACCTGTTCGGTATTCCGAAGCGGAAATGGCTCAGGTCCGTTCTTTACAGGCGAACCGCAATTGGCAATTCGATGAAGAAGTACTGGCTGGTCGTAGCCGGAAAGAAGAAACAACTTATAAAATCGAGAAAGAAAAAGAACAATGGGTGGTATTGTTTTTGCCACAGGAATTTACAACCGTTCAGGAAACCAGATTTAAAGCGCGTTTGAAGTTTATTCATGCTGCCGAAATGGCCGAAGGGAAAAGTTATGAAATGAAAAAAGAAGAGCTCGGGTACAAAAAAGAGGTGCTGGTTGTTCGTCGGTTCGGACAGTATTCGGAAGCTTCCGAATATTTGTATAAAATAGCTACGGATAAGTTTTTGTTGAAGATTCTGGGAAACGAAAGTTACCGGATGTTCGCTATATCGCCGGACAACTTCTCTATCCTGAAGCGATTGAATAATATCGATCAGTATGTCGATTTCTTTACCGAGAATTATTTTGAGGATCGTTACCAAGGTGAGAAAATTGTAGGGAAATGGGGGACTGCTGCCCATGTCTTTAACAATGAAGAACAAGAGAATCATCATTTTGTTTTGGCTGTTCCTTTCCGGGAAGTCAATACGAAACGCATTGTAGAAGCTTTGCAGGAAGTGGATCCTGCATTTACATTCGAAAAAGGGGATTATAACCGGGATCTGGAATTGATAGTGGTCAAGCATATCGGTAATAAGAAACAGGCGTTGGACTATATGTCGGCAGTCCTGAAAAATAAGAAATTGTTCGATTTGCTGGCCGGGGTAGATTATGAAGTATTCCTGATCACTCCCCATAATCTCAAAGCTATGCAGGAAAATGAATACCTGGAAGAATACCTGAAATTTTTCGATGATCATTATCTGAAAAGTGCGGGAGCTATCGGGGTTGAAGATGGGGATTATATTTACAATAAGAGCGTAGCACACAAGTTCGTTTTGTTCTATCCCAATACGATCGATCCCTACCGGCTGAAAACAATTTTCGAAGAATTCAATTTTGCAGGACTGACTTTGAACAATTTGAAGTTCGATGAAGAACACGATTGTATGGTGGTGTCCGGTTTCAATAACAAAGAAGAAGCGATGCGTTATTTCACGACAGTCATCGGTAACCGGAAATTATTCAAATCGCTGAGAAATGTCGATTATACGAATTTCATTATTACTGAAGTGAATTTGCAGACATTGACCGGCAAAAAGAATATAGAGGTTTATCTTGAATTTTTTAAGAAATATTATTTGAACTAA
- a CDS encoding Mrp/NBP35 family ATP-binding protein: MQEKLKEIRDLLTEVKYPGTSKNIVELDMVQNIRIEGEKVLFRLVFQKASDPFVGSVKKKAEALIKEKTSYTEVEIENLFVQDLERPLSLEKVKNIIAVSSGKGGVGKSTVAANLAVALAAEGYKVGLVDADIFGPSIPKMFGCEEAQPYMEQIDGKDFIVPVEKYGVKLLSIGFFVDPASATVWRGPMASNALKQMVEQGFWDELDYMLIDLPPGTSDIHLTLVQTVALTGAIVVSTPQQVALADAIKGINMFESPGIQVPVLGLVENMAWFTPAELPDHKYYIFGREGAKQLAEQRGLRLLGEIPVVQTICDGGDAGKPVALNADSITGTAFRQLADEVVKAVEENHDPAKRVRVTRQ, translated from the coding sequence ATGCAGGAAAAACTTAAAGAAATCAGGGATCTTCTCACAGAAGTGAAGTATCCCGGTACTTCTAAAAATATTGTGGAACTGGATATGGTGCAAAATATCCGGATCGAGGGAGAGAAAGTGTTGTTTCGGCTGGTGTTTCAGAAAGCCAGCGATCCGTTTGTCGGGTCGGTGAAGAAAAAAGCGGAAGCCCTGATAAAAGAAAAAACTTCTTATACGGAGGTAGAGATCGAAAACCTGTTTGTTCAGGATTTGGAGAGACCGTTGTCCCTGGAAAAGGTAAAAAATATAATCGCTGTTTCCTCGGGTAAAGGAGGAGTAGGAAAATCTACCGTGGCGGCAAATTTAGCGGTTGCTTTGGCTGCTGAAGGATATAAAGTGGGTTTGGTGGATGCGGATATTTTCGGTCCTTCTATTCCGAAAATGTTCGGTTGCGAAGAGGCTCAGCCCTATATGGAGCAGATCGACGGAAAGGATTTCATTGTGCCGGTAGAGAAATATGGCGTAAAATTGTTATCTATCGGTTTCTTTGTCGATCCGGCTTCTGCCACTGTCTGGCGGGGGCCGATGGCTTCCAATGCATTGAAACAGATGGTGGAGCAAGGTTTTTGGGACGAATTGGATTATATGCTGATCGACCTTCCGCCGGGAACCAGCGATATTCATTTGACTTTGGTACAAACTGTCGCCCTGACAGGAGCTATTGTAGTCAGTACACCTCAGCAGGTGGCTTTGGCCGATGCAATCAAAGGAATCAATATGTTCGAGTCGCCGGGTATACAGGTGCCCGTGCTAGGCCTGGTGGAAAATATGGCCTGGTTTACTCCGGCTGAATTGCCCGATCATAAATATTATATTTTCGGACGGGAAGGGGCGAAACAACTGGCCGAACAAAGAGGTCTCCGGTTGTTGGGCGAAATACCTGTTGTACAGACTATTTGTGATGGAGGCGATGCAGGTAAACCTGTAGCTTTGAATGCCGATTCGATTACGGGAACAGCGTTCAGGCAGTTGGCGGATGAAGTTGTGAAAGCCGTAGAGGAAAATCACGACCCGGCAAAAAGAGTGAGAGTCACCAGACAATAG
- a CDS encoding M48 family metallopeptidase, translating to MEVLELAGIGEIKVRRSANIKYLRIRMAPGRGVWVSVPFGVSRKQVEKFLEENREWILKNRKDMKVYEEDTGVGLGIGAEIKTKLHVLRIVETEEPKPSYRLEQEKITLFIPKKVDFSKVEKIVQQFLLEIYTMECRRYLPQRIRNYAEKFGFRYGRVTFRNNISNWGSCSFDNNISLNIKLMKLPDEIIDYVILHELCHTVEKNHSAAFWKLVGKVCPAYPTLRARLRKYNTRI from the coding sequence ATGGAGGTATTGGAACTTGCGGGTATTGGTGAAATAAAGGTCCGGCGGAGTGCGAATATCAAGTATTTGCGTATTCGGATGGCTCCGGGGCGTGGGGTTTGGGTGAGTGTTCCTTTCGGCGTGAGCCGGAAACAGGTGGAGAAATTTCTGGAAGAGAATCGGGAGTGGATTCTCAAAAACCGGAAAGATATGAAAGTTTATGAGGAAGACACCGGAGTCGGTTTGGGAATAGGGGCGGAAATTAAGACGAAGTTGCATGTGCTGAGGATTGTGGAGACCGAGGAACCGAAGCCTTCTTATCGGCTTGAACAGGAAAAAATAACCCTGTTTATTCCTAAAAAAGTCGATTTCAGTAAAGTAGAGAAAATCGTTCAGCAGTTTTTGCTGGAAATCTATACGATGGAATGCCGTCGATATTTGCCGCAGCGGATCAGAAACTATGCCGAAAAATTCGGATTTCGTTACGGACGGGTTACGTTCAGGAACAATATTTCCAATTGGGGTAGTTGTTCTTTTGACAATAATATCAGTCTCAATATCAAGTTGATGAAGCTACCGGATGAAATTATCGATTATGTGATCTTGCATGAGTTATGCCATACGGTAGAGAAGAATCATTCGGCTGCATTTTGGAAGTTGGTCGGCAAAGTATGTCCGGCTTATCCGACTTTAAGGGCCAGGCTGAGGAAATATAATACCCGGATTTAA
- the trpA gene encoding tryptophan synthase subunit alpha, whose amino-acid sequence MNRITELFQRKDRNLLSVYFTAGYPVLEDTVEIIQMLENRGVDLVEIGIPFSDPMADGVVIQQSSTQALKNGMTLPVLLEQLTSIRSRVELPLLLMGYLNPMLRYGIENLFRKGMEIGIDGMIIPDLPFQEYLESVKPLCEKYDIPVIMLITPETSDERIRLIDEYCGGFIYMVSSASTTGVKDRFTAGQIEYFQRIDRLNLKNKRLIGFGISNGESLSTVCRYSSGAIIGSLFVKLLGTEPTVEEAVDHLLKIAHGDGL is encoded by the coding sequence ATGAATCGGATTACAGAGTTGTTTCAAAGAAAAGATAGAAATCTTTTGTCCGTGTATTTTACTGCCGGTTATCCGGTTTTGGAAGATACGGTCGAAATCATACAGATGTTAGAAAACCGGGGAGTCGATCTGGTGGAAATCGGGATTCCTTTTTCCGATCCTATGGCCGATGGGGTAGTCATCCAGCAAAGTAGTACACAGGCACTGAAAAATGGCATGACGTTGCCTGTATTACTCGAGCAGTTGACTAGTATACGAAGTCGGGTTGAATTGCCTTTGCTATTGATGGGATATTTGAATCCGATGTTGCGGTACGGTATAGAAAACCTTTTTCGAAAAGGGATGGAAATCGGGATCGATGGAATGATTATTCCGGATTTGCCGTTTCAGGAATACCTGGAGTCGGTTAAACCGCTTTGTGAAAAATATGATATTCCGGTGATTATGTTGATTACCCCCGAAACTTCGGATGAAAGGATCCGTCTGATAGACGAATATTGTGGCGGTTTTATCTATATGGTCTCTTCGGCTTCGACGACCGGAGTGAAAGATCGGTTTACAGCCGGACAGATTGAATATTTCCAAAGAATAGACCGTTTGAATTTGAAAAATAAACGTTTGATCGGTTTCGGCATATCTAATGGCGAGAGCTTGTCGACCGTTTGCCGTTATAGTAGCGGAGCTATTATCGGAAGCTTATTTGTAAAATTACTGGGAACGGAGCCTACGGTGGAGGAAGCTGTCGATCACTTGTTAAAAATAGCTCACGGGGACGGGCTATAG
- a CDS encoding alanine dehydrogenase yields MDNTGRMSGTINKQWFLYQEKEVFQDKRQKKLILGIPNELEKGENRICLTPESVHILVSMGHEVLIQRGAGNNAYYGDTEYADAGAMIVETLGEVYTADVVLKATSVSAGDTVYMHDRQVILSPLKLCDMRKDAITEMMQKKVTAVGFDILKDGEGYYPVVRIMSEIAGNSAIMIASEYLNNSRGGKGIVLGGISGITPAEIVILGAGTLGEFAARAALGLGATVKIFDHSVERLRKLNEVLGQRVFTSVFHKPVLDKALASADVLIGAMRCFDNGENTVVSEAQVRLMKRGAVIVDMSIDHGGCIETAGPTTHEKPVYTYEGVIHYCVPNVLSRVARTASIAYSNVFLPMLQHIARQGGFTNAIRMDAGLREGVYLYNGILTKNVIADKLGLIARDINLLIAAL; encoded by the coding sequence ATGGACAACACAGGCAGAATGTCGGGAACGATTAATAAGCAATGGTTTCTTTATCAGGAAAAAGAAGTTTTTCAGGATAAAAGGCAGAAGAAATTGATTCTGGGGATACCGAACGAGCTGGAGAAAGGGGAGAACCGGATTTGTCTCACTCCCGAATCTGTTCATATCCTGGTTTCTATGGGACATGAAGTGTTGATCCAGCGTGGGGCCGGTAATAATGCCTATTACGGTGACACGGAATATGCCGATGCCGGTGCTATGATCGTAGAGACTTTAGGTGAAGTGTATACTGCCGACGTTGTGCTTAAGGCGACTTCTGTTTCTGCCGGGGATACGGTTTATATGCACGACCGGCAAGTGATTCTTTCCCCTCTGAAACTCTGTGACATGCGGAAGGATGCCATTACCGAAATGATGCAGAAAAAAGTGACGGCAGTCGGTTTCGATATTTTGAAAGACGGAGAGGGGTATTATCCGGTGGTCCGGATTATGAGTGAGATTGCCGGTAATTCGGCCATCATGATAGCCAGTGAATATCTTAATAATTCGCGGGGAGGTAAAGGGATTGTTTTGGGAGGTATCAGTGGGATTACGCCGGCGGAAATCGTTATTCTGGGAGCAGGCACCTTGGGTGAATTCGCTGCCCGTGCAGCCTTAGGCCTGGGAGCGACCGTGAAAATCTTCGATCATTCGGTCGAGCGTCTCCGGAAGCTGAACGAGGTTTTGGGACAGCGGGTATTTACCTCTGTTTTTCATAAACCGGTATTGGATAAAGCGTTGGCTTCGGCCGATGTGCTTATCGGAGCTATGCGTTGTTTCGATAACGGAGAGAATACCGTTGTTTCGGAAGCCCAGGTGAGGTTGATGAAAAGAGGAGCGGTGATCGTGGATATGTCTATCGATCATGGCGGATGTATTGAGACAGCGGGTCCGACGACTCACGAAAAACCGGTGTATACTTATGAAGGAGTAATCCATTACTGTGTTCCGAACGTATTGTCGCGGGTAGCCCGGACTGCTTCGATCGCTTATAGTAATGTTTTCTTACCTATGCTTCAGCATATTGCCAGGCAAGGAGGATTTACCAATGCCATCCGGATGGATGCAGGGTTAAGGGAAGGGGTTTATCTTTATAACGGAATTTTGACTAAGAATGTGATTGCGGATAAGTTGGGCTTGATAGCCAGAGATATAAATTTATTGATCGCTGCTTTGTAA
- a CDS encoding OmpA family protein produces MKFFLIICGVLVGMMGCSSKYYMRRGDRMAETGRFYKAGSKYEKAYHKTKSKDFQALAAIKAGQVNQNVNRLKEAYNWLRKAERANPQMPEIYLKVAQLAVMNDDTATAREYYRKQEALFGDGKGNDGLYYLEQVDNDLREQGRYRIALKREFNSRYSDFAPVYVPGDTTRVLLASTRKPDPRKKRIKTDPVTGEGYSHIYGTRYVQEIRSTDKQGKVKVKRFKEPRWLQPELQKDSIYSNRSEGVMCFAPDGRTLYFTSSRMIKESQVGTRIYKVIRQAANSGEETEKKEWGSVSLAGICGDSVSIGHPALTPDGLRLYFVTDQLPGGFGGKDIWYVDRLEEKWGQPQNAGELINTAGDEMFPYVRENGEFYFASNGHYGFGGLDLYKVGNVAGKEVIIHLPAPLNSFADDFGIAFKPGTEDGLLTSGRSGRNDHIYRFSFIPQQLKINLLTVNTVTELPIAKVNVTVTADNGEVSYLETDSLGRAEMEVVSDCEYVFVTDHPRFLKGKGLVSTYREKADRLYELQIGMQPIEKPIVIPNIYFDVAKWELRPEARQNLEELLTILEDNPNITIELSAHTDMVGNDEANRILSEHRARAVVDYLIGKGVYWDRLEAKGYGETQPRQINEKDAREYPFFKVGEVLNERFFGRLRGEQRETALQLNRRIEFKVLRTNYKPGPNSLFNPNQMAVAAEEGTKKIGETQLRELRAVKGRFFTLQLGVFKNVPAVLNQFRVVFTEKLSHGVVRYCTGVYDTREEAQQAAAALKQKGIGYLIKEFEFSH; encoded by the coding sequence ATGAAATTTTTTCTGATTATTTGTGGTGTGCTCGTCGGAATGATGGGCTGTTCTTCAAAATATTATATGAGGAGAGGGGATCGTATGGCGGAGACCGGACGATTTTATAAGGCCGGATCGAAATACGAAAAGGCTTATCATAAAACAAAATCCAAAGATTTTCAGGCACTTGCAGCGATAAAGGCTGGGCAGGTAAATCAAAATGTAAATCGGCTGAAAGAAGCTTACAACTGGTTGAGAAAAGCCGAAAGAGCCAATCCGCAAATGCCTGAAATCTATCTGAAAGTGGCTCAGCTTGCGGTGATGAACGACGATACCGCTACGGCGAGGGAATATTATCGTAAACAAGAAGCATTGTTCGGTGATGGAAAAGGAAACGATGGCCTTTATTATCTGGAACAAGTGGATAACGATCTGAGAGAACAAGGGCGTTACCGGATAGCTTTGAAGCGGGAGTTTAACTCCAGGTACAGCGATTTCGCTCCGGTGTATGTGCCGGGGGATACGACCCGGGTTTTATTGGCTTCTACGCGCAAACCCGATCCGAGAAAAAAGAGAATAAAGACAGACCCGGTTACCGGCGAAGGGTATAGCCATATCTACGGGACGAGGTATGTGCAGGAAATCAGATCTACGGATAAACAAGGTAAAGTGAAGGTAAAGCGTTTTAAGGAACCACGATGGTTGCAACCGGAATTGCAGAAAGATTCTATTTATTCCAACCGGAGTGAAGGAGTCATGTGCTTTGCTCCCGATGGGCGTACACTTTATTTCACCTCTTCACGTATGATCAAAGAGAGCCAGGTAGGTACCCGTATTTATAAAGTAATCCGGCAAGCCGCTAATTCCGGGGAGGAAACCGAAAAAAAAGAATGGGGTAGCGTTTCTTTAGCCGGTATTTGCGGGGATTCTGTTTCTATCGGACATCCGGCATTGACTCCTGACGGATTACGGTTGTATTTTGTCACCGATCAGCTGCCCGGAGGGTTCGGAGGAAAAGATATCTGGTATGTGGACAGGCTGGAGGAAAAATGGGGGCAACCTCAGAATGCAGGCGAATTGATCAATACGGCCGGGGACGAGATGTTTCCTTATGTGAGAGAGAATGGAGAGTTTTATTTTGCTTCTAACGGGCATTATGGTTTTGGGGGATTGGATTTGTATAAAGTGGGGAATGTAGCTGGAAAGGAGGTTATCATTCATTTGCCTGCACCCTTAAATTCTTTTGCAGATGATTTCGGTATTGCCTTTAAACCGGGAACGGAGGACGGTTTGCTTACTTCGGGACGAAGCGGTCGAAACGATCATATTTATCGTTTTAGTTTTATACCGCAACAATTGAAAATCAATTTATTGACAGTCAATACAGTGACCGAACTTCCGATAGCCAAAGTAAATGTTACGGTTACTGCCGATAATGGAGAAGTCTCTTATTTAGAGACGGATTCACTGGGAAGGGCAGAAATGGAAGTCGTTTCTGATTGTGAGTATGTATTTGTCACCGACCATCCCCGTTTCCTGAAAGGGAAGGGACTGGTATCGACTTATCGGGAAAAAGCCGACCGGCTTTATGAATTACAGATCGGGATGCAGCCGATAGAAAAACCGATCGTCATACCTAATATCTATTTTGATGTGGCTAAATGGGAGTTACGTCCGGAGGCACGACAGAATCTGGAAGAATTATTGACTATTCTGGAGGATAATCCGAATATAACGATAGAGTTGTCCGCTCATACGGATATGGTGGGAAACGACGAAGCTAATCGGATTTTATCCGAACACCGGGCTCGGGCTGTGGTCGATTATTTGATCGGGAAAGGGGTGTATTGGGACCGGCTTGAAGCGAAAGGATACGGGGAAACTCAACCCCGCCAAATCAATGAAAAGGATGCCCGTGAATATCCGTTCTTTAAAGTCGGGGAGGTATTGAACGAAAGGTTTTTCGGCCGTTTGAGAGGAGAGCAACGGGAAACGGCCTTGCAATTGAATCGGAGAATCGAGTTTAAAGTATTGCGTACGAATTATAAGCCGGGACCGAACTCTTTATTCAATCCGAACCAGATGGCTGTTGCTGCTGAAGAAGGAACTAAAAAAATCGGAGAGACTCAGTTGAGGGAATTAAGGGCGGTAAAAGGCCGTTTTTTTACTTTGCAGTTGGGCGTATTTAAAAATGTACCTGCTGTCCTCAATCAGTTTCGGGTAGTGTTTACAGAGAAATTAAGCCATGGGGTTGTGCGTTATTGTACCGGTGTATACGATACCCGTGAAGAAGCACAACAAGCTGCTGCAGCTTTAAAACAAAAAGGGATCGGGTATCTGATTAAAGAATTCGAATTCAGCCATTGA